The Desulfobulbus propionicus DSM 2032 DNA segment TTGCCCCCCATGTCGAGGGATTGTCGGCCCTGTTCGCCCAAGCTGATCATCATCTCCAGGCAAGTCCGGTCTGTTGTCCAATGCGGTGCGACCGACAGGTTGATCCGGTGGCCCGCCGACCACGCGATCCAGTCGCGATCCGCCGGCGTCTCGAGTGCGGGTCGGAACAGCGTCTGATCTTGATCACCATGGGAGGAGTGGGCGGCGGGAAGCAGGAGATCGCCCTGCACTCCCTGCGTGAACGCCGTGATTTGGTGGCCGTGTTCAGTGGCCAGAGCCGGGAGGAAAAATTCAGCGGAAATCTTCGTTTTCTTGCCCAGGACGGTCCCTGGTACCACCCTGATCTGGTGGCCGCCGCCGATCTGGTGGTCGGCAAGGTCGGCTACTCGACCGTGGCCGAGGCCTACCAGGCTGGCACCGCCTTTGCCTATGTGGCGCGGCGCGGTTTTCGTGAGTCGGCCACGCTTGAGGCCTTTCTTGACAGTCATCTGCTTTCGTGGAAGATAGAAGAATGCGACCTGCAAAGCGGCCTGTGGCTCGATACCCTGCCGTCCTGGTCAAACAGCCGTCGGGCCGTTGAGGACAGGGCAAACGGCGCGGACCAGGTGGCGGACTATCTGATCGAACTCCTTGGACAAACACATGCCAGACCTTGAAGTGATCAACCTCTGCTTCCAGGACCGAGGCCCCTATTCGTTCCGCATCGACGGTGGAGAATGCGTGGGCTTGCAGGGCGCATCCGGGGCAGGCAAGAGTTTGTTGCTACGGGCCATCGTCGACCTCGATCCGCGGACCGGGAAACTGCGTCTGGGCGGCATCGATGCCGACAGGGTGCCCGCGCCCCAGTGGCGACGGTTGGTGGGACTGCTGCCGGCGGAAAGCGGTTGGTGGCTCGATCGGGTTGGCGAGCATTTTGCCGATTTCCGTTCGGTCGACGACGCCATCCTGGCAGCGGTCGGTTTTGACCGTTCGGTCGGGAACTGGCAGGTCAGCCGGCTCTCCACCGGCGAGCGGCAGCGGCTGGCCATCGTCCGTTTGCTGGCCAACGGCCCGCAGTGCCTGCTGCTCGATGAACCAACCGCCAGTCTCGACCCCGGATCGGTGGCCAATGTCGAGGCCTTGCTGTTGAACCACTGCGGGGCGCGTCAGGCGTCGTTGCTGTGGGTCAGTCACGATCCGGACCAGCTGGCACGGGTCAGCCGACGGCGTCTGATCATGGAACGCGGCGGTCGTCTTGTTGACGCGGGAGCCCCGGCCGATGCACGTTAAGCCCCTTTCTCCCCTCGATCTGACCCTGGCGGCCTCGCTGCTTCTCCTTCTCGGAATCCTGTCCTGGCGGCTGCGGTTGGGGTTGAGTAAAAATCTGGCCATTGCCGCCGCGCGTACCACGGTGCAGCTGCTGCTTATCGGCCATGTGCTCAAGCTGCTGTTTGCCCACGTGCATATCGTCTACATGGCGCTCATCTCCCTGGTGATGCTGGCCGCGGCCGGACGCGAGGTGATGGCCCGCCAGCACCGATCGCTGCGAGGCATCCAGGGCTGGCTGATTGGTTCCGGGGCCATGTTTCTTTCCTCGTTCACCGTCACCCTGCTGGCCCTGCTGGTGATTATCGGCAACGAGCCTTGGTATGCGCCGCAGTACGCCATTCCCCTGCTTGGCATGCTGCTGGGCAACACCATGAGCGGCGTGGCCCTGGCCATGGACCGGATGACCGAAACCCTGTGGCAGCAACGCAGGGTTATTGAACAGCGGTTGCTGCTGGGGCAGACCGCCGCCGAGGCGGCGAGCGAGATCCGCCGTCAGGCTATCCGGGCCGGCATGATGCCGAACCTCAATTCCATGGCCACCGCCGGGCTGGTCAGTCTGCCCGGAATGATGACCGGTCAGATCCTGGGCGGTTCCAGCCCCATGGATGCGGTGCACTACCAGATCCTGATCATGTTCCTCATCTGTGCCGGCACCGGTTTCGGTATTGTGGCCGCCATCCGCGGCGTGGAGCGACGGCTGTTTGACGCCCGCCATCGTCTCCGGCTCGACGTCCTGCACACCACGGGAGAAGGAGGCGAGCCATGAACCCTGATGCGCCCTGGCGAAAAAGAGGTGCCATGGAACGATGTTGGCTCGACAACGGAACCCGGGTGCCGCTCAAGATCGCCGGGATTTATCTGGTCGTGGCCGTGCTCTGGGTACTCTTCTCCGATCAGTTGGTTTCGTTCTTCGCCCGTGACCCGGAGATACTGACAGAGTTGCAGACCGTCAAGGGTTGGTTGTTTGTCGGCGGGACGGCGCTGTTCATCTTTGTCCTGCTCCGCAGGGAGTTGGCCGTGTATCAGGCGACCATGGACCAGCTGCGGCAAAACGAGCAGGCCCTGCGCGATATCCTTGATGCCATGCCCGTGGGGGTGGCCTTGACCGACGGAACGACCATCGAATACATCAATGTCAATTTTTCCGAGCGCTTTGGCTACAGTCTCGATGAGATAGCCACCGATGAGCAATGGTTTCTCCACGCCTACCCCGAGCCGGATTACCGGGAGCCAATGATCGCCGCCTGGAAGGCGGAACTGGAGCGAGCGAGGACGCAGGGTACTCCCATTCGCCCCTTTGAGGTCAAGGTGACCTGCAAGAATGGCACGGTCCGGCAGGTTATCGCCAACACCCAGCTGATCGGCAAGCGGATCATGGTCATCCTCACCGATATCACCGAGCGGGAACTGCTGCAAAACGAACTGATCAAGATGCAAAAACTGGAATCCATCGGTGTGCTGGCCGGTGGCATTGCCCACGATTTTAACAATATTCTCACCGGGATCATGGGTAATATCTCCTATGCCCAGGTACTGCTCGAACCGGGCCATCCCGCCTGTCAACCACTGGCTTCTGCGGAACAGGCCACGATCCGGGCAGCCGACCTGACCCGACAACTGCTGACTTTTGCCCGCGGCGGCGAGCCGATCAAGCAGGTGGTCTCGGTCGCCGAGCTGATCAAGGAGGCCATGGCCCTGATGCTGCGCGGATCAACGGTCAAGGGAGAGACTCGATTCGACGTCGGTCTCTGGGCGATCGAGGCCGATGCGGGCCAGATCTCCCAGGTGTTCAACAACATGATCATCAACGCAGTTCAGGCGATGCCGCAGGGGGGCACCTTGACCATCGCCGCCGACAACGAGCTGATCGCCGAAGATTCGCCGCTTTCCCTGCCAACGGGACGGTATGTCCGCGTCACCATCGCCGACGAGGGATGCGGAATGGAGCCGGACGTCATGGGACGCATCTTTGATCCCTATTTCAGCACCAAGGGCACGGGCAGCGGCCTGGGCCTTGCTTCGGCCTACTCGATCGTCACCCGGCATGCGGGGGCGCTGGAAGTCGATTCCGTCGTCGGCCAGGGAACGACGTTCACCCTTCACCTGCCAGCAAGCGACACGCAGCCGTTGTCGGAGGCGGTGGCTCCCCCGGCGATGTCCCGGGCCGCTGGCAACGGTGAATCTCCGCTGGTGCTCGTCATGGACGACGAGGAGGCCATCCGCGACCTCGCCGCGTCGATGCTGACCCATTTGGGCTACCAGGTCGCGACCTGCGGCGATGGCGAATCCGCGGTCCGGCTCTACGAGGCGGCCCTCGCAGCCGGCGCCCCGTATGCCGCGGTGATCATGGATCTGACCATACCGGGCGGCATGGGCGGCAAGGAAGCCGCCAGGCAGATTCTGGCTCGTCATGCCGAGGCTCGTCTGATCGTCTCCAGTGGGTATTCCCATGACCCGATCATGTCGGACTATCGCCTCCATGGCTTTCAAGGTGTCCTGGCCAAACCCTATAAAGTGGCGGAATTGGCACGGCTACTCGCAGCGGTGCTCGCCGAGGAACAAACGCCCTGAGAAAAGGGGGGGATGCGGCGCGCATGCCACCTGCCGCGAAGGATGAAGAATTTTGCCGTATCGTTGGAGTTCGTGCCGGTCCACGCACTCAATGGTTGAACCCCAAGAGAGGAGTGCTTCGGATGGGTATGGTTCATGAGATCAGGGAGCGCTTTCCCCCGATCATCTTTCTGCTTGCCTTGCTGTCGGCCTTTCCGCCGCTGGCCACCGATATGTATTTGCCGGCCCTGCCGTTGCTGCAGCACGAACTGCAAGCGCAGGCCAGCACGATCAACCTGACCTTGGTCGCCTTTTTCATGGCCTACTGCGGTTGCCTGCTGATCTACGGGCCGCTGTCCGACCGCTACGGCCGCAAACCGCCGCTGTTGGTCGGGGTAACCATGTTCATCCTCGCCTGTCTGGTCTGCGCTTTTTCCTCCAGTGCGCCGGTGATGATTTTTGGGAGGTTTCTTCAGGGCGCGGGCGCGGCGGCAGCCTCGGCGATTGTCTTCGCCATCAGCAAGGACCGGTTTTCCGGGCAGCAGCGGCAGCGGGTGTTCATTCATATCGGGGTCATCGTGGCCACCGCGCCGATGGTCGCTCCCATTGCCGGCGGCTGGATCATCAAATTACTCACCTGGCGGTGGATCTTCATTCTTCAGACCCTGCTCGGGGCCATCGCCTTTGCCGGCGTCCTCGCCATGCGGGAATCCCTGCGGCCGCGGACACCTCCCTCATTGCGCGAAGTCGCGTTCAGCTATTTGCGCCTGATGGGTAACCGCCGCTATTTTTCCCTGCTGCTGACGGTTTCCTTGACCTGTGTGCCGGTGTTCGCCTTTATCGGCGGCTCCTCGGAAATCTATATCACCCGCTTCGGCTACAACGAGCAGCAATTCGGCTACTTCTTCGGCTTCAACGCCCTGGCCTTTGTCCTCGCCCCCCTGGCCTTCGCCCGAGTGAACCGCCGGTATTCGATTACCCGCCTGATGCCGTGGGCCTTTGGCGGCATGCTCCTCGCCTCGTTGCTGCTGCTGAACCCCTGGCTGCCGATCCCCTGGCGCCTGACCCTGCCCATGTTCGCTCTGACCTTCTGTTTTTCCTTTTGCCGGCCGGCAGGTAATAATCTGATCCTGGAGCAGGTGGACCGGGATACCGGTGCCGCCTCGTCGCTGATGGTCTTTTTTTATTTTTTTATCGGCGCGCTGGCGATGTGGTTTCTTTCCTTCGCCTGGGAAGACAAAGTCGTGGTTCTGGGCTGGATGGGGGTGGGTTCGGTGACCAGCACCCTGTTGCTGTGGCAGGCGGTGAAGCGACGGATACGGACCCTGCCCTGATTGGAGGGGATGTCCGCGTTCTCAGCTGTCGCCGATGAACATCTGGGTGGTCAGATCCCAGCAGGTGACGATGCCGTTGCGCCATTTGGCCAGCTGCACATTGCCGTCCTGAGAGACGACGATGGCCATGACATCGTGGAGGGCGTTGCACAGGTGGTAGACGGAACGGTGGCGCGAGCCATATCCCTCGATCTTGGCGAGGGTCAGGATTTTGCCCTCGACATCGCTGGCGATGGCAACCTCGGTCAATTTGTCGAGCGAGCCGACGATCATGGCGCCGAATCCCAAAGGCCCTCGGCTGCAGGTCACCACCGCGCCATCGACCGAGGCTAGGCTGGCCACGAACTGGGCATGCTCGTACAGCGCCTCTTCCAGGTCGTAGACCGCTGATTCATGACGCAGGTCGACGTAATCCTTCCAGGTGACGATCTTGTCCGGATCGTTGATGTCGCCCAAGGCGGTGGTCGCCAGCCGGATGGTCCTGATCATCAACTGCTGCTGTCGGCGAATGGCTTCATCGTTGTGAAAACGATATTTCATCAGGATAAACGGATTATCGCCCGAGAGTTCAGGCGGGTTGTCGTTGGCAAAAATGATGAAGGTGCCACCATGCCGATTCATCCGGGTGACGCTGATCACCCGTTTGAGCAGCTGAAATTGCAGGCTTTCGATGAACTCGTCCTGAATTTTGGCCACCGGGTAGAGCACGCTGGCCCGGAACACCTCGTGCATCTCGAGCAGGTTCTCGCGCGCCGGGGCAAAGAGCTTGTTGATCCATTTGGACTGGAAGGCATTGGCGGTGGAATCCAGCAACCGGCCGCCGTTGAGGGTGGCGATGATCTTCAGCCCGCGGCAGATGGTCAGCATGCCAGGACCGGTCACATGCACCACGAAGGTATCGGGCAGTTGATTGGTTTTCTTGTTTCCCCCGCGTTCCTGCTGCAACCAGCGAATACCGGAATTGACGAGGCCCCAGATCTGGAACCCCTTGTCCGGATGCGGCTCGATGGCCACCAGCGACCGCTCGAAGTCCACGGCCGGCGACAGGCGGCGCAATTCGTATTCATTGAACGGCCGGGCGGGCGCGAACAGCAGACGGTGAAATCCCTTGGGCGGCCCCTGGTCGGACGGAAAAAGATCGGGCGCGGCCAGAATCAGCCGCAGGGTGACCGGCCGGTCTTCCTCGCGCATCATGCTGACCTGATAGCAGGTGGAGATCAGCTGTTCCAGGGCCGCCTTGCCCGGGAGGTTGTCGGGGAGCTGTTCACCGTCGCTTTCCGCCGAAGAGGGCTGGCCATTCCATCGCTGGGTGATCAGGGCGACAAGTTCGGCGGGATAGACATGCATAGACCGTACCGGGAAAGAAAAGGGGAAAGCGGGATGGACCGTACCGTAAAAACAAATAAAACCATGGCGGCTGGATTTTGTAAACTTCTTTTCCGGTCGTGTTTTCCACGGGATGCGCGGGGTCAGCCAAGGATGGGAAAAGGGTTGTGCTGAGAAGGCTTTTGCGGTAGTAGGGAGCCTTGCGGTAGGTGGGCCGGCCGCTTTGGGCGGCGGGATTTTTTATCGAGAAGGAAACAGCAGAGTTGGTCATGAAAAACGGAGCACGAGAAACCCTGGCGGATGTCCGCATCCCCCTAGTCAAGGTCCCTGCCCATCCTGTTCGGCTGGAATTGCCGACCCAGGAGAAAGCGGCGCTGAAAGAACGAATCAAACTCCTGCTCAACGAGCAGAACGCGGTGCTGGTGGCCCATTACTACACCGACGGCGATCTTCAAGACCTGGCCGAGGAAACCGGCGGCTGTGTGGCCGATTCCCTGGAGATGGCCCGGTTCGGCACCGAGCATCCGGCCCAGACTCTGGTGGTTGCCGGCGTACGGTTCATGGGGGAAACCTCCAAGATCCTCAACAACGAAAAGCGGGTGCTCATGCCCGACCTCGAAGCCACCTGCTCGTTGGACGAAAACTGTCCGATCGACCTCTTTGCCGATTTTTGTGATCGCCACCCCGAGCATACGGTGGTGGTCTACGCCAACACCAGCGCCGAGGTCAAGGCCCGCTCCCACTGGGTGGTTACCTCGGGCATCGCCTTGCCGGTGATCAGGCACTTGGCGGAAAAGGGAGAGAAGATTCTTTGGGGGCCGGATCGCCACCTGGGCCGTTATGTGCAGCGATTGACCGGCGCGGAGATGCTCCTCTGGCCGGGATCCTGCGTGGTCCACGAGGAGTTCAAGGCCGATGCCCTGCGGCAGCTGCGCGCGCTCCACCCGCAAGCCGCGGTCCTGGTGCATCCCGAATCACCCCAGGACGTGGTCGATCAGGCGGATGTGGTCGGCTCGACCACCGCACTGATTCAGGCGGTATGCACCCTGCCCAACAAGGAGTTCATTGTGGCCACCGATGCCGGCATCTTCAACAAGATGCGGCAACTGGCACCGGACAAGATCCTGCTCGGTGCCCCCACCGCCGGCGAGGGCGCCTCTTGCGAGAGCTGCGCCCGCTGTCCCTGGATGGAGATGAATACCCTGCAAAAATTGGCGCAGACGCTGGAAACCGGGGCCGGTGAAATTCACGTGGCGGCGGACTTGGCGGCCCGGGCCCGGGTCCCGATTCAACGGATGTTGGATTTTGCCAAGACCCTGAAAAAATAGCCCGACGGCTGGGATCGAGGCAGGAGTGCCGAGGTGGATGGCGGTGGTCCGAACGGGCTGCCAACACAGCGGCAATCCTGCCCGTGGGTCCGCTTGCGGGGAAAGCGCTTTTCAGGCGCCGATGGACTCGCGTGAAGGGCGGAAACAGCCGTGTGTCAGGTCGATCCCCTGGAGAAGGATGGCGGGGTCCTGGTAGAGGGTGCTGATCAGACCGTTTTGCCGACGGTTGATCAGCAGGCGGATGGGCACTTCCGGCAGGGTGAGCATTTCGTAGTCGGTGTCCGCGTCGCCAGCCACCAGCACCGGTGTGCCGTCGATCCACTGCTTGATGATCTCGGCCTTCCCCTCGCGGAAGGTGGTGGGGTAGGAAACGGGATCCTCGATGGTCAGATGTTGCTCGTCGTTCAGGCGGACGCGGATGCCGAAAATGTGGTCCGCCTCCACGGGAAATCCAAGGAGCTGCGCCGCCCCTTCCACCAGCCATTCGGTGCTGGCCGAAATCACATACCGGGCAATTCCCAGCTCCGCCAGGCGGTGCATTAAGGTCCGCATCTCGGGAAAGACATGGAGGCCGAGCGGGTAGCTGGCCTCGATGCGGCCGATCGGTTGTGGCGCGTCGGCATGCAATGTTTCCTCGACCAGCGGTTCTTCCCCTGCCACCCGGACCACTTCAACCGCCAGCTGGCGCAATTCGCCGATGGTGAAGCCCGCCAGCATCTTACCCATGAAGGGCAGCACATAGCGTGGTCCCAAACGGGCGTCCTTGCGCGCGCTGATGGTGAACCATAACAGCAGGGTGGCGAACAACGGGTATGCAGGCAGGAGCCGGGCCTGTTCCTGGCGGCCGTCGACGATTAGCGGCCACAACTGCCGATAGGCGGTGCACAAGGTGGCGATGACCGCGTCCATCGGCCGGCCGGCCAGCTCGCCCTGGGGCGGCGGGAGGATGGCGGCCAGTTGCTCCGGAGTCAAGCGGTAGTGCAGATGTCGCACCTGGTAGCGAAATGCCGCCTGGCCGATATCGCGGAAAATGCAGGTGTTGTCAAAATCGAACACGGCCACCGGCTGGGCGAGGGAAGCGTGGGTCGCGATCTGGTGAAGACTACTGGTGATCCGCTCTCGATTTTCCGGGTACCAGTTGCCTTCCTCCAAGGAGATATCGGCCTTCTGCACCTGCATGGATGTGCCTGAAAATGTCATTGTTCGCGGGTTGGGGAAAAATCATGATCAGGCCGCCATCCGCAGCGGGAAAACAGCCGGTTGTGTCGGCTTATATACGATAAACCGCTGAAGAATGCATGAAGTATCTGTCCGGACAAAAGATCGGGCAGTATTTTTCGGCATCGCAGTGTGCAGCGCCGCCGAAGCGATCCACACCGCAAGGGAGCGGCAACCCGCCCACCGTCGTTGGCATGACGGCAACGACG contains these protein-coding regions:
- a CDS encoding ABC transporter ATP-binding protein, translated to MPDLEVINLCFQDRGPYSFRIDGGECVGLQGASGAGKSLLLRAIVDLDPRTGKLRLGGIDADRVPAPQWRRLVGLLPAESGWWLDRVGEHFADFRSVDDAILAAVGFDRSVGNWQVSRLSTGERQRLAIVRLLANGPQCLLLDEPTASLDPGSVANVEALLLNHCGARQASLLWVSHDPDQLARVSRRRLIMERGGRLVDAGAPADAR
- a CDS encoding ABC transporter permease, which produces MHVKPLSPLDLTLAASLLLLLGILSWRLRLGLSKNLAIAAARTTVQLLLIGHVLKLLFAHVHIVYMALISLVMLAAAGREVMARQHRSLRGIQGWLIGSGAMFLSSFTVTLLALLVIIGNEPWYAPQYAIPLLGMLLGNTMSGVALAMDRMTETLWQQRRVIEQRLLLGQTAAEAASEIRRQAIRAGMMPNLNSMATAGLVSLPGMMTGQILGGSSPMDAVHYQILIMFLICAGTGFGIVAAIRGVERRLFDARHRLRLDVLHTTGEGGEP
- a CDS encoding hybrid sensor histidine kinase/response regulator, which gives rise to MERCWLDNGTRVPLKIAGIYLVVAVLWVLFSDQLVSFFARDPEILTELQTVKGWLFVGGTALFIFVLLRRELAVYQATMDQLRQNEQALRDILDAMPVGVALTDGTTIEYINVNFSERFGYSLDEIATDEQWFLHAYPEPDYREPMIAAWKAELERARTQGTPIRPFEVKVTCKNGTVRQVIANTQLIGKRIMVILTDITERELLQNELIKMQKLESIGVLAGGIAHDFNNILTGIMGNISYAQVLLEPGHPACQPLASAEQATIRAADLTRQLLTFARGGEPIKQVVSVAELIKEAMALMLRGSTVKGETRFDVGLWAIEADAGQISQVFNNMIINAVQAMPQGGTLTIAADNELIAEDSPLSLPTGRYVRVTIADEGCGMEPDVMGRIFDPYFSTKGTGSGLGLASAYSIVTRHAGALEVDSVVGQGTTFTLHLPASDTQPLSEAVAPPAMSRAAGNGESPLVLVMDDEEAIRDLAASMLTHLGYQVATCGDGESAVRLYEAALAAGAPYAAVIMDLTIPGGMGGKEAARQILARHAEARLIVSSGYSHDPIMSDYRLHGFQGVLAKPYKVAELARLLAAVLAEEQTP
- a CDS encoding multidrug effflux MFS transporter, which produces MGMVHEIRERFPPIIFLLALLSAFPPLATDMYLPALPLLQHELQAQASTINLTLVAFFMAYCGCLLIYGPLSDRYGRKPPLLVGVTMFILACLVCAFSSSAPVMIFGRFLQGAGAAAASAIVFAISKDRFSGQQRQRVFIHIGVIVATAPMVAPIAGGWIIKLLTWRWIFILQTLLGAIAFAGVLAMRESLRPRTPPSLREVAFSYLRLMGNRRYFSLLLTVSLTCVPVFAFIGGSSEIYITRFGYNEQQFGYFFGFNALAFVLAPLAFARVNRRYSITRLMPWAFGGMLLASLLLLNPWLPIPWRLTLPMFALTFCFSFCRPAGNNLILEQVDRDTGAASSLMVFFYFFIGALAMWFLSFAWEDKVVVLGWMGVGSVTSTLLLWQAVKRRIRTLP
- a CDS encoding putative sensor domain DACNV-containing protein produces the protein MHVYPAELVALITQRWNGQPSSAESDGEQLPDNLPGKAALEQLISTCYQVSMMREEDRPVTLRLILAAPDLFPSDQGPPKGFHRLLFAPARPFNEYELRRLSPAVDFERSLVAIEPHPDKGFQIWGLVNSGIRWLQQERGGNKKTNQLPDTFVVHVTGPGMLTICRGLKIIATLNGGRLLDSTANAFQSKWINKLFAPARENLLEMHEVFRASVLYPVAKIQDEFIESLQFQLLKRVISVTRMNRHGGTFIIFANDNPPELSGDNPFILMKYRFHNDEAIRRQQQLMIRTIRLATTALGDINDPDKIVTWKDYVDLRHESAVYDLEEALYEHAQFVASLASVDGAVVTCSRGPLGFGAMIVGSLDKLTEVAIASDVEGKILTLAKIEGYGSRHRSVYHLCNALHDVMAIVVSQDGNVQLAKWRNGIVTCWDLTTQMFIGDS
- the nadA gene encoding quinolinate synthase NadA produces the protein MKNGARETLADVRIPLVKVPAHPVRLELPTQEKAALKERIKLLLNEQNAVLVAHYYTDGDLQDLAEETGGCVADSLEMARFGTEHPAQTLVVAGVRFMGETSKILNNEKRVLMPDLEATCSLDENCPIDLFADFCDRHPEHTVVVYANTSAEVKARSHWVVTSGIALPVIRHLAEKGEKILWGPDRHLGRYVQRLTGAEMLLWPGSCVVHEEFKADALRQLRALHPQAAVLVHPESPQDVVDQADVVGSTTALIQAVCTLPNKEFIVATDAGIFNKMRQLAPDKILLGAPTAGEGASCESCARCPWMEMNTLQKLAQTLETGAGEIHVAADLAARARVPIQRMLDFAKTLKK
- a CDS encoding haloacid dehalogenase-like hydrolase — its product is MQVQKADISLEEGNWYPENRERITSSLHQIATHASLAQPVAVFDFDNTCIFRDIGQAAFRYQVRHLHYRLTPEQLAAILPPPQGELAGRPMDAVIATLCTAYRQLWPLIVDGRQEQARLLPAYPLFATLLLWFTISARKDARLGPRYVLPFMGKMLAGFTIGELRQLAVEVVRVAGEEPLVEETLHADAPQPIGRIEASYPLGLHVFPEMRTLMHRLAELGIARYVISASTEWLVEGAAQLLGFPVEADHIFGIRVRLNDEQHLTIEDPVSYPTTFREGKAEIIKQWIDGTPVLVAGDADTDYEMLTLPEVPIRLLINRRQNGLISTLYQDPAILLQGIDLTHGCFRPSRESIGA